The nucleotide sequence GCCGGTATTTGTATCCAACTCTCACTTCGGTCTGCCGGAAGATCACGCGGCGCGTGACATCATCATGGTCGGTCCGGGCACGGGTATCGCGCCGTTCCGGGCGTTTGTGCAGGAGCGTGCGGCCGACAAGGCCCCGGGGCGCAATTGGGTTTTCTTTGGCGACCAGCATGCGGCCACCGACTTCCTCTACGAAGACGAATGGAAGGACTACATGGCGAGCGGTGCCGTGACCAAGCTCGATCTGGCGTGGTCCCGCGACCAGGAAGTCAAAGTCTACGTGCAGGACAAAATGCGCGAAAGCGCGGCCGAGCTGTGGTCCTGGCTCGAAGGCGGGGCGATTTTCTACGTCTGCGGTGATGCCAAGCGCATGGCCAAGGACGTCGATCAGGCCCTGCACGACATCGCCGCCGAGCAAGGCGGCATGAGTGTCGAAGCAGCGGCCGCATGGGTGAAGCAATTGAAGAAGGACAAGCGCTACCAACGCGACGTTTACTGATTTCACCACCGTGGTGCGGGATCGGTCGGAATGGGCACTTTGCCCTTTCCTCCGACCCGTTTTCGCGTCTGTTTGCGTGAAACCCCTCTCGATTAATCCCACCCAATTTCATGACATTTACTGATCGCACCGCGCTCGTCACCGGCGCCGGCCGAGGCATTGGCAAAGCCATTGCTGAAACGCTGGCCGCCCAAGGCGTCAAAATCATCTGCGTATCCAAAAACCCCGCCAGTTGCGGTGGCGTGGCCGATGCCATCAACGCGTCCGGCGGCACCGCCGTGGCCCGCGCCGTTGACGTGTCGGATGGTCCCGCCGTCGAGGCCGCCGCCGCCGAGCTCATCAAGGAGTTTGGCAAAATCGACATCCTCGTGAACAACGCCGGGATCACCCGGGACGGATTGCTCGCCCGGATGTCGGAAGAGGATTGGAACGCGGTGATTCAAACGAACCTCACCAGCTGCTTCCATTGGACCAAAGCGATTGGCTGGCCGATGTGCCGCAACCGCTGGGGGCGCATCGTCAATATTTCCTCGGTTTCCGGTATCACCGGCAACCCCGGCCAGGCCAATTATTCGGCCGCCAAAGCCGGCATGATCGGTTTTTCCAAAACCGTCGCCAAGGAATTCGCTCGCCGCAACGTGACGGTAAACGTCGTTGCGCCGGGCTTTATCAAAACCGATATGACCGCCGAGTTGAGCGAAGAGGTGCAAAAGGGAGTGACTGATTTCATTCCCATGCGCCGCTTCGGTGAACCCGCCGATATCGCCAACGCCACCGCCTTCCTCTGCTCGGAAGAATCCGCCTATATGACCGGGCAGGTTTTTACCGTTGACGGCGGTATGGCGATGTGAAGCCTCCAGACCTTTAGTAGCACTCCACATGTCCGACCAAAAAACCATCGAACAACGGGTTAAGGAAATAATCGTTAACCAACTCAATGTGAACGAAGAACAAATCACTCCAGAGGCTTCGTTCCTGGATGATTTGGGCGCCGATTCACTCGATACTGTCGAGCTGATCATGGCCTTCGAAGAAGAATTCAAGGAAGAGATTCAGGGCGAAATCCCCGAGTCCGATGCCGAGAAGCTTCAGACCGTCGGTCACGTGACCGACTACATCAAGGGTAAGGCTGGTAACAGCTAAGAATCCCGGCACATTTTTTGGCGTCCTATCCGGTCTCGCGAGAGCCTGCGGGTAGGGCGCCTTTTTTGTTTTAACCCGACTCTTCGCTTTTCGTATGCCAACTCTGCCCGACTCGCAACGTGTGGTCGTGACCGGCCTCGGGGCCATTCACGGTCTGGGACATGATCCGGACGCCTTCTGGGCCAGTCTGGCCGCCGGCCAGCCCGGCGTCGATCGGGTGTCGCTGTTTGATCCCGAACCTTATGCCTGCCACATCGGTGCCGAAGTGCGGGACTGGCAGGTCGAGGATCACATGGATCCCAAGGAAGCGCGCCGCAACGACCGTTACACGCATTTTGGGTTCGTGGCGGCCAAACAGGCCGTGACTGATTCCGGACTCGATTTTGACCGGGAAAATCCGGACGAGATCGGGGTGCTGGTGGGGTCCGGCATCGGTGGCATGCTGACTTACGAACAGCAGTTGCGTCGCTTGGTCGAGGGTGGTCCGCGGCGCGTGTCCCCGTTCACGATTCCCGCGTTGATCGGCAATATTTGTTCGGGCTTGGTCGCGATCCATTACGGCGTGCGCGGACCCAATTTCGGCGTCGTTTCGGCGTGTGCCACCGCCACGCACGCTATCGGCGAAGCCATGCACATGATCCGTCGTGGCGATGCCAAGGTCATGATTGCGGGCGGAGCCGAGGCGGCCATCACGCCGTTTGCCTATGCCAGTTTCTGCTCGATGAAAGCGATGAGCACCCGCAACGACGATCCGCAGACCGCGAGCCGTCCGTTTTCCCAAGGGCGCGATGGATTTATCATGGGTGAAGGCGCGGGCGTTACCGTGCTGGAATCGCTGGAACACGCCAAGGCCCGGGGAGCGCGCATTTACGGCGAAGTGGCGGGTTATGCGGCCACGGCGGATGCGCATCACATCACGATGCCCGATCCGGAAGGCAAGGGACTCGGCATGGCGATGACGCGGGCGCTGCGCGCTTCCAGCGTGGCAATTGATGAAGTGGACTACATCAACGCGCATGGCACCTCCACGCCCTACAACGACAAGTTTGAGACCATGGCGATCAAGCGACTCTTTGGTGATCACGCCGCCAAGCTCCCGGTTTCATCGACGAAATCCATGACCGGCCACTTGTTGGGAGCGGCCGGCGGTATCGAAGCCGTGGCCTGCCTGAAAGCGATCGAGCATCAGACGTTGCCGCCCACGATCAATTTGCATGAACCCGATCCAGAGTGCGATTTGGACTACGTGCCCAATGTGGCGCGCGAGGCCCGGATTGACGTGGTGTTGAGTAACAACCTGGGTTTCGGCGGCCAAAACGCCGCCATCGTGTTTCGCAAGGTTTAGCTATCGCCGCACCGGTGCGATCCGGCTCCGGTGGCGGGTTAGCTCAGGGTAGCGAGTCCCGGCAATCCCAGCGGATCGCTCCGATCCACCGGCTGCGTATCCTGATCCTCGGGCAGACTGCATCGTTCGATGAAGCGGTGCAGCGCGACCCATCCATGCGGGGCCTCACCCTTGGTTTGTTCGAAAATCAAACGGCGACCCGATCGCAGCATCACCTGACTGAGTGCCTCGGAGCGGGCCGATTTCGCGGGTAACTCTCCGCTGCCGGTGCGGAAATCGATCCACGGCACGAGCGTGAGACGTTCGTTCCACCAGCCCGCGGTGCGAACCACGGCCAAGTTGCTCTTGGGCCAAATTTCAAAGTGGGTCACAAAATTCCGGGAGTATTGCACCGTGGCGCGGACGAAGAGTATTGCCGTGAGCGCGATGATGCCGGCGAAGATTCCGATACCGACCGAGAAGGCGGCGACGCCGTGGTTTGGCAGCATCCACCCGAGCGCCACGCCCAGCGCGACCAGCGCTCCGGTGCCAATGACCGTCGCGGTAATGGCCATGCTGCGGATGCGGGATCCATAGCGATGTCGAAACAACACCGGATGATCCGAGGGAAGGGCCGCCAAAGATTTCACCCGCCGACTATACGCGAGGCGTTTTATTCGCAACATACGCATCCTTACGTAAACGGGGAGAACCCGTTGTTCCTTGCGACGAATTCAAAAAAAAACCGCCACCCCAAAGGTGGCGGTTGAAAAGTGAGGAAGGGAACGCGCGAGCGATCAGACCTTTTGCACGAGGCCGGCCTTGATGGCCTTCACCGAGACCCACATGCGCTTCACGGTGCCGTTGGGCAGCTTGACGCGGATACGTTGGACGTTCGGCTTGAAGGTGCGCTTCGTGACTTTGGTCACGTGCGTGCCGATGCCGCCGCTCTTTTTGGCGACACCTTTGCGGTGAATGATGCTGCCCGTGGTAGGGCGCTTTCCAGTAATGGCACAGATTCGGGACATGGGCTTCTCCTTAGTTAAAAGGGTCGGAATTAAAGGTTTGGGTCATGCCGAAGCAAGGGGAATTTTAGCAAACGTCGCGCCACGCCGTCAGGGCCTGAAATTTCTGCCCAAGGGCCGATGGATGAAGGAGTTGCATGAGTCCACTTTTTCGCGCCGACAACCCGTGCGCTTCGGATTGCATAATTTCTGCGAGCGCCCGGGCGGCATTTTTTACGAAAAACGCTTCCTGCGACAGCACGGGATCCACTTTGAAGCCGGCGTTGTGCAGAGCCGCCGAGAGGTCATCCCAGCAAATATGGCAGGTCAGATCCTGGGCACCGGGGGAGGCCAGCACATCGGTCACTTGGCGATGGCGATGATAGGCACGCACCGTGCCGTGGGGACATTCCTGGGTGAGTTCGCGGGCGCTCTTGCCGTAGTCAAATGCCACGAAAAGACCGTGCCAGGGGTGGTCGGCAATTTCCTTCGCCAGGGCGGCGGCGCGAAAGGGCCAGTCCAGTTGGTAGCCGGTCGCAGCGGCCGCAGGTAAGGCGATGGTCGCAGCGGCCGGGCGGGAGACTTCTTTGACCTGGCCGTCGTCAAGCATCACGCCGCGTTCCAACCAGCCATCGTCCGCTCGAATGAAACGGGCGCAGGGTTGCGCATCGAAAAGTTCGTTGGAGAACACGACGCAGGGACCGGACAACGTGAGGGCGTCATGGATGCCCACGCGTTTGAGGGCACGAAACGGGTGCGCCACGTCGTCGAGCACGGACCGGCCGTCTTCGGCGCCGAGTTCGATGAAGGTGTAATCGGCAGGATTCCGGGAACCGAGTTGGGTGCGAACGACCGCTGTCACCAGCTCGCCGAAAATCGGCCCGAGGGAAGACGCGGTGTAAAAATCGGTGGCGCGGTCCTGGCCGACGCGGGGTCGGTCGGTCGTGTAGTAGCCGCAAGTCGGATCATAGAGGGCCAGGTCCATGAACTGCTCGAAGGATACAAATCCATCCAGAGGAGCGACGGCTTGGAGGGCGGCGGCGAAGGCGGGAGAAACAGTGCGGTCGGTGGATGAACCCATTTACAAGAGCGATGCATTGGTCACAGTCGCCGGGATGCTCAAACGGATTCTCACGATCACGACCGGTATGATGATCGGCAGCCTCATCGCGATGGGGGTGTTGCATGTGGTCGGAATGTTGGGATTTTCGGGCCACGCGGAGGTCGATGACGCGGCGGACTATTACCGGGAAGTGCTGGCGTTGGTGGAGAACAGTTACGTCGACGGTGCCCAAACCGACCCGGCGGAAATGACGCGCACGGCGTTGGAGGGACTGCTGGGGGCGCTCGATCCCCACTCGGAATTTATGCGGGCGCGGGACTATTCCAGCATGCAGGAGGATCTCGACAGCACGTTTGGCGGCATCGGGGTGCAGATCGAACGCCGCGACGGCGATGTGGTGGTGATCGCACCGATTTCGGGCACCCCGGGGGAACGGGCCGGTATTCGACGGGGCGATCGCGTGCTCAAAGTCGACGGGGAGAACATGCGGGGGCGATCGATTGATGATGTCGTGGGTGTGATGCGGGGAAAGCCCGGCACCGAGGTACGCATCGCGTTCGGTCGTGAAGGTCGCGAAACGCCGTTTGAAGTCACCATCGTGCGGGAGATTATCAAGGTGGAGAGTGTTTCCGATGTGACACTACTGCCGGGGGGAATCGGTTATCTGCGACTGGTGCAGTTTTCGGAACCGACGGCGGCGGAATTTCACGCCGGAATCGCCCGACTCCAGTCCGAAGGCATGCAGGCGTTGATCATAGATGTGCGTAACAATCCGGGCGGTCTTTTGACCTCGGCGGCGGATGTATTGGAACCGTTCTTTGCAGAGGGGGAGTTGATGGTCTATACGCAGGGGCGGCGGAAAAACGACCGGGAAGAATTTCGTTCCACCAATGCCGATGCCCCGTTTGATCTGCCGCTGGCGGTGTTGATCAATGCCGGCAGTGCCAGCGCTTCCGAGATCGTGGCCGGTGCCCTCAAGGATTCCGGTCGGGCGGTGATCGTCGGCGAGCGCTCGTTTGGCAAAGGTTCGGTGCAAAGTCTTTATCGTTTGCGCAACGGCGAGGGACTGCGACTCACCACGGCCAAGTATTACACGCCGAGTGGCGTGGTGATCCACGAACGTGGGGTGGAGCCGCAGGTCGACGTCATCATGACTCCGGAGGACGATGCCAACGTGGCGGTGCAACGGGCGCGCAGCGACTTGACCGATCCGGTGGAGTTTGAGCAACGCTTCGGCTTTGCCCCGGTGCCCGATCGGCAGTTGGACGCGGCCGTGGCGATATTGAAAGCGGCACTGCTCGTCGATCAACGCAAGGGTTCGGAAGAATGATTTTGGCGCTGGAAAGTTCCTGCGACGAAACCGCGCTGGCGCTGTTTGATCCGGCGCGCGGATTAGTGGGGGAGTGGGTGAATTCCCAGATGGCGCTGCACGAACGCTACGGCGGTGTGGTGCCCGATCTGGCGACGCGGGAGCACCTGCGCACCGTTGGGCCCATGCTGGAGGTGGTGCGGGCACAACACGACCTGGCAGCGGTCAGCCAAATCGCCGTGACGCACGGACCGGGCCTGGCCGGCTGCCTCGCCATCGGCTCGGCCGCGGCCAAAGCGTTGTCGGTGGCGCTGGGTGTGCCGTTGGTCGGCGTGAACCATCTGCGCGGGCATGCCTTTTCGCCCTTCATCACGTTGCACGCGGTCGCGCCGGCGGAATTCGAGGCGCGCCTGGCGGCGTTGTTGCCGCATCTGGGATTGGTGGTTTCGGGCGGAAACACGCTGTTGTTTTCGCTCGATACGGACCGACGCATCAAGCTCATCTCGTCCACCCGCGACGACGCCGCCGGCGAGGCCCTCGACAAGGGGGCCAAATTGCTGGGGCTGGGCTATCCGGGCGGTCCGTTGGTGGAGAAGCTGGCGCAGAACGGTGACCCGACGGCCTACGATTTCCCTCGGGGCATCGGCAACAAAGCCGAGTTGGATTTCAGTTTTTCGGGTTTGAAAACCTCGCTGCGCTATCAGCTGGAGAAAATGTCTCCCGACGAGATTGCCGTCCGCACTCCCGACCTTTGCGCCAGTTACCAGCAAGCCGTAATCGATGCGTTGGTGCGCAAGTCAAAGCTGGCCCTGCGCACGGGCACATTTCGCAGTATCGGCTTGTCCGGCGGGGTGGCCAACAACCGCCCGCTGCGGACGGCGATGAGCACGATGGCGCAACGACAGGGCGTCGCGTGGGTCGCGGCTGAGCCCCGGCACACGGGCGACAATGGCGGCATGATCGCGTTCGCCGCGTGGGTTGATCCCACGGTGGCATCAACCGATCCGGTGCGTCTGGAAATTCATCCGAGTCTGCCGCTGGCCGTCCCTGCGGCGAACCAGGACTGAGCCCACGCGTTACGCGTATTCGCGGCGCAGGTTGCTCGGTAGGATGCCAAGTTCTTCGCGGTATTTGGCGACCGTGCGGCGGGCGATTTTGATGCCTTTGCCCTGCAGTTTCGCCACGAGTTCCTGATCGCTGTAGGGACGACTGCGGTCCTCAACCGTGATGAGATCGTTGATCATTTCCTTCACGCTGGTATTGGAAACCGAAGCGCCGCCGTCGGACTGGTAGCCCGGCGTGAAGAAGAACTTGAACTCGAACACGCCGTGCGGCGTGCGGATGTATTTGTTGGCGATGGCGCGGCTGACCGTGGTTTCGTGGACACCGACGGTATCGGCGATCTGCGTCATGGTCAGCGGGCGGAGTTTGGAGACGCCTTCGTTGAAAAACTCCTCCTGCACTTTAATGATTTCGCGGGTGATGCGCTCAATGGTCTGTTGGCGCTGATCGATCGAATTGATCAGGAACCGGCCGGAACGAATGCGTTCCCGCAGATACTCGCGCTCCTGGCGGGAGAGCGAACCCTTCGCGATCATATCCTTATAGGTATTCGAAATTCGGAGACGCGGGATGTAGTCGTTGTTGAGATCGATTTTCCAGATGTCGCCATCACGTTCGACGGTGACATCGGGCGTGACGACGCGATTGCTGTCGTCGGCAAACCGGCGGCCCGGAGCCGGATCGAGGGTGCCGATTTCTTCGATCGCGAGTTGCACGTCTTCCAGGCTCGCTCCGGCGCGGCGGGCGATGTCGGGGATGCGGCGGCGGATCAACAGGGGGAAATGATTGCGCACGATGCGGGCGGAGAGCGAGTCGCCGCGACCTTTGGAAACGAGCTGCAGCGAAAGGCATTCCTTGAGATCGAGCGCTCCGATGCCGGGCGGGTCGCACGTTTTGAGCAACGCGTGGGCGCTTTGCACGGCATCGAGCGGCAGGCCCATCTGGAGGGCGATGTCGGAGACCGATTGAGTGAGAAAACCACGATCGTCGAGACTGCCGACGAGGTAGCGCATGGCTTCGAGCGTCGGTTCATCCACGTCGGCCATTTCGGCCTGACTCATCAAATGTTCCTGGAGGGAGGTGACGCTGACGAGGGAATCGAAAAAGTGCTGTCGCTTCTCGTCGTCTTCGCTGGTGCGGGGTTGGTTGCCACCCGCATTCGCCATGTAGTCGCGCCAGTCCTGATCGAGCTTGGTGAGGATCTCGAATTCCTTGTCCTGGGAGAAATCCATTTCGTCGC is from Synoicihabitans lomoniglobus and encodes:
- the fabG gene encoding 3-oxoacyl-[acyl-carrier-protein] reductase; translation: MTFTDRTALVTGAGRGIGKAIAETLAAQGVKIICVSKNPASCGGVADAINASGGTAVARAVDVSDGPAVEAAAAELIKEFGKIDILVNNAGITRDGLLARMSEEDWNAVIQTNLTSCFHWTKAIGWPMCRNRWGRIVNISSVSGITGNPGQANYSAAKAGMIGFSKTVAKEFARRNVTVNVVAPGFIKTDMTAELSEEVQKGVTDFIPMRRFGEPADIANATAFLCSEESAYMTGQVFTVDGGMAM
- the acpP gene encoding acyl carrier protein; this translates as MSDQKTIEQRVKEIIVNQLNVNEEQITPEASFLDDLGADSLDTVELIMAFEEEFKEEIQGEIPESDAEKLQTVGHVTDYIKGKAGNS
- the fabF gene encoding beta-ketoacyl-ACP synthase II is translated as MPTLPDSQRVVVTGLGAIHGLGHDPDAFWASLAAGQPGVDRVSLFDPEPYACHIGAEVRDWQVEDHMDPKEARRNDRYTHFGFVAAKQAVTDSGLDFDRENPDEIGVLVGSGIGGMLTYEQQLRRLVEGGPRRVSPFTIPALIGNICSGLVAIHYGVRGPNFGVVSACATATHAIGEAMHMIRRGDAKVMIAGGAEAAITPFAYASFCSMKAMSTRNDDPQTASRPFSQGRDGFIMGEGAGVTVLESLEHAKARGARIYGEVAGYAATADAHHITMPDPEGKGLGMAMTRALRASSVAIDEVDYINAHGTSTPYNDKFETMAIKRLFGDHAAKLPVSSTKSMTGHLLGAAGGIEAVACLKAIEHQTLPPTINLHEPDPECDLDYVPNVAREARIDVVLSNNLGFGGQNAAIVFRKV
- the rpmB gene encoding 50S ribosomal protein L28, whose product is MSRICAITGKRPTTGSIIHRKGVAKKSGGIGTHVTKVTKRTFKPNVQRIRVKLPNGTVKRMWVSVKAIKAGLVQKV
- a CDS encoding SAM-dependent methyltransferase gives rise to the protein MGSSTDRTVSPAFAAALQAVAPLDGFVSFEQFMDLALYDPTCGYYTTDRPRVGQDRATDFYTASSLGPIFGELVTAVVRTQLGSRNPADYTFIELGAEDGRSVLDDVAHPFRALKRVGIHDALTLSGPCVVFSNELFDAQPCARFIRADDGWLERGVMLDDGQVKEVSRPAAATIALPAAAATGYQLDWPFRAAALAKEIADHPWHGLFVAFDYGKSARELTQECPHGTVRAYHRHRQVTDVLASPGAQDLTCHICWDDLSAALHNAGFKVDPVLSQEAFFVKNAARALAEIMQSEAHGLSARKSGLMQLLHPSALGQKFQALTAWRDVC
- a CDS encoding S41 family peptidase, whose amino-acid sequence is MDEPIYKSDALVTVAGMLKRILTITTGMMIGSLIAMGVLHVVGMLGFSGHAEVDDAADYYREVLALVENSYVDGAQTDPAEMTRTALEGLLGALDPHSEFMRARDYSSMQEDLDSTFGGIGVQIERRDGDVVVIAPISGTPGERAGIRRGDRVLKVDGENMRGRSIDDVVGVMRGKPGTEVRIAFGREGRETPFEVTIVREIIKVESVSDVTLLPGGIGYLRLVQFSEPTAAEFHAGIARLQSEGMQALIIDVRNNPGGLLTSAADVLEPFFAEGELMVYTQGRRKNDREEFRSTNADAPFDLPLAVLINAGSASASEIVAGALKDSGRAVIVGERSFGKGSVQSLYRLRNGEGLRLTTAKYYTPSGVVIHERGVEPQVDVIMTPEDDANVAVQRARSDLTDPVEFEQRFGFAPVPDRQLDAAVAILKAALLVDQRKGSEE
- the tsaD gene encoding tRNA (adenosine(37)-N6)-threonylcarbamoyltransferase complex transferase subunit TsaD, producing the protein MILALESSCDETALALFDPARGLVGEWVNSQMALHERYGGVVPDLATREHLRTVGPMLEVVRAQHDLAAVSQIAVTHGPGLAGCLAIGSAAAKALSVALGVPLVGVNHLRGHAFSPFITLHAVAPAEFEARLAALLPHLGLVVSGGNTLLFSLDTDRRIKLISSTRDDAAGEALDKGAKLLGLGYPGGPLVEKLAQNGDPTAYDFPRGIGNKAELDFSFSGLKTSLRYQLEKMSPDEIAVRTPDLCASYQQAVIDALVRKSKLALRTGTFRSIGLSGGVANNRPLRTAMSTMAQRQGVAWVAAEPRHTGDNGGMIAFAAWVDPTVASTDPVRLEIHPSLPLAVPAANQD
- the rpoN gene encoding RNA polymerase factor sigma-54, which translates into the protein MAGPGFSQGLSQRQTQSLVLAPQLRQSLKILQVAAMDLRTVIQEELQANPTLEEMPMEGISIDRETSEEHSTTSNNNEEDAQSGRDEMDFSQDKEFEILTKLDQDWRDYMANAGGNQPRTSEDDEKRQHFFDSLVSVTSLQEHLMSQAEMADVDEPTLEAMRYLVGSLDDRGFLTQSVSDIALQMGLPLDAVQSAHALLKTCDPPGIGALDLKECLSLQLVSKGRGDSLSARIVRNHFPLLIRRRIPDIARRAGASLEDVQLAIEEIGTLDPAPGRRFADDSNRVVTPDVTVERDGDIWKIDLNNDYIPRLRISNTYKDMIAKGSLSRQEREYLRERIRSGRFLINSIDQRQQTIERITREIIKVQEEFFNEGVSKLRPLTMTQIADTVGVHETTVSRAIANKYIRTPHGVFEFKFFFTPGYQSDGGASVSNTSVKEMINDLITVEDRSRPYSDQELVAKLQGKGIKIARRTVAKYREELGILPSNLRREYA